Proteins co-encoded in one Colletes latitarsis isolate SP2378_abdomen chromosome 2, iyColLati1, whole genome shotgun sequence genomic window:
- the LOC143347767 gene encoding uncharacterized protein LOC143347767 produces MLRPPRQTFLMKELGVSTTTVVDWASFCRELCVLWTEKYSFQIGGENQIVEVDEAKIGKRKYNKGRLMSGQWVFGGFDRGTTIISDCWKAYDCLNLKGYKHLTVNHKMNFVDPNSGAHTQNIERTWRETRANIPRYGIRTYHYIGYIAEFLFRRKFNFNDRLVAFFNIMADVFPINESTGA; encoded by the exons ATGCTACGGCCACCCCGGCAAACATTTTTAATGAAAGAACTGGGTGTATCTACAACGACAGTTGTTGATTGGGCGAGCTTTTGCAGAGAATTGTGTGTTTTATGGACTGAAAAATATTCATTTCAAATAGGAGGCGAAAATCAAATTGTCGAAGTCGATGAAGCAAAAATTGGCAAACGGAAATATAATAAAGGTCGTCTTATGAGTGGACAGTGGGTATTTGGAGGCTTCGATCG GGGGACAACAATCATTTCGGACTGTTGGAAGGCATATGACTGTTTGAATCTCAAAGGCTATAAGCATTTAACGGTGAACCACAAAATGAACTTTGTGGATCCAAATAGCGGTGCTCATACAcaaaatatagagcgaacaTGGCGGGAAACACGGGCGAATATTCCCCGCTATGGAATACGCACCTACCATTATATTGGGTACATAGCAGAGTTTCTCTTTCgacgaaaattcaattttaacgaTCGTCTTGTTGCGTTTTTTAATATAATGGCGGACGTGTTTCCCATTAATGAATCAACCGGTGCTTAA